Within the Leisingera thetidis genome, the region GCGCACATTCGATGTCGGCATTGCCGAACAGCACGGCGTGACCTTTGCCGCGGCCCTGGCAGCCGGCGGCATGAAACCGTTTTGCGCGATGTATTCCACCTTCCTGCAGCGCGGCTATGACCAGGTGGTGCACGATGTTGCGATCCAGCGCCTGCCGGTGCGTTTCGCCATCGATCGAGCCGGGCTGGTGGGCGCCGACGGGGCGACGCACGCCGGCAGCTTCGACATCGGCTTTATGTCCAATCTGCCCGGCATGGTGGTGATGGCCGCCGCTGACGAGGCCGAGCTGGTGCATATGGTTGCCACCGCCGCCGCGCATGACGACGGCCCCATCGCCTTCCGCTACCCGCGCGGCGAGGGTGAAGGCGTTGAAATGCCCGAAACTCCGGAAGTGCTGGAGATCGGCAAGGGCCGGATGATCCAGGAAGGCAAGCGTGTCGCCCTGCTGTCCTTCGGAACCCGCCTTGGCGAGGTCCGCAAAGCTGCCGAAGCACTGGCCGCCAAAGGCATCACCCCGACAATTGCCGACGCCCGCTTTGCCAAACCGCTGGACCGCGATCTGATCCTGCAGCTGGCTGCTGATCACGAAGCATTGATTACAATCGAGGAGGGGGCAGTGGGCGGTTTCGGCTCCCACGTCGCGCAGATGCTGGCCGAGGAAGGCGTGTTCGACAGAGGCCTCAAGTTCCGGTCCATGGTGCTGCCCGATATCTTCATCGACCAGGCCAGCCCGCCGGATATGTATGAAGCGGCTGCAATGAACGCGCCGCAGATCGAAGCCAAGGTGCTGGAGGTTCTGGGCGTCGCGACAATTGGGGAAAAGCGGGCTTAACCCGCATTCACACCTGCTTCTTGTGGTTACTGGACTATAGGAAATCGCGCCCGCATTGGGTTTGCCTTGTGCTATCTGTACCCAGTTATTTTGCAGAAAAAACGGTAGATGCCCGCTGACGTGCTCTCGTTCAGCTTGCGAACATACGCTGCAATCTGGCCATCCCCCAGCATATAGACAGGCAGTTTTTCCAGATTCATCACGGCGAAATTCATCAGCATCGCCCGCTTGGCAAACACTGCGAAGCCAAAAACAACATCGATCTTTCGCGCAAAGGATTGCTGCTCCCACAGCTGATCCATGGCACCAGGAAACTGCTGGTTGATCCGCGCATAAAGCCGGCCCAGCGTCCGGAAGTCAATTAGCACAAAGACCAGATGCAGAATGCCCACCCGCTAGACCCCCGGCGGCTCCGCCGGGGGCACGAAACTCTCCATATCCTCAGCTTCCAGCACCGCCCGCAGCCCCTCGCGGTAGGTGGGATAGAGCAGCTCCACCCCCAGCTCTTCCTTGATCCGGCGGTTTCTGACCCGCTTGTTCTCGCCGTAGAAGCTGCGCGCCATGCGCGTCATGCCGGCCTCGTCAAAGGGCACCTCGGCCGGCACTGGCAGACCCAGAAGCTCCGCCGCATGGCCCAGCACATCCTGCGGCGGCGCCGGGTCGTCGTCACAGACGTTGTAAATGGCCCCGGGGCGGGGGTGCATGATGGAGGCCGCCAGCACCTGAGCGATGTCCTCCACATGAATGCGCGAGAACACCTGTCCCGGCTTGATGATCCGCCGCGCCTTGCCTGCCATCAGCTTGGCAAAGGGGCCGCGGCCGGGACCATAGATGCCGGCCAGCCGGAAAATTTCCAGCGGCAGGCCGGGGAGGGCTTGCCATTGGGCCTCAGCCCTGGCCCGCCAGTCGCCGCGCTGGCTGGAAGGCGCGACAGGCGTTTCCTCGTCCACCCAGGCGCCATCATGGTGGCCATAAACGGCGGTAGTCGACAGGTATCCAACCCATTCCAGACCTTCTGCCGCGGCAATCCGGTCTCCCAGCGCGGCCAGCACCGGGTCTCCCTCCGCATCGGGAGCGATCGAGTTCAGAATATGCGT harbors:
- a CDS encoding SDR family oxidoreductase, with amino-acid sequence MRKTLLCLGFGYTARALAPRLLAKGWRVIGTSREAVEAEGVEMITWPGQEVPLDGVTHILNSIAPDAEGDPVLAALGDRIAAAEGLEWVGYLSTTAVYGHHDGAWVDEETPVAPSSQRGDWRARAEAQWQALPGLPLEIFRLAGIYGPGRGPFAKLMAGKARRIIKPGQVFSRIHVEDIAQVLAASIMHPRPGAIYNVCDDDPAPPQDVLGHAAELLGLPVPAEVPFDEAGMTRMARSFYGENKRVRNRRIKEELGVELLYPTYREGLRAVLEAEDMESFVPPAEPPGV